The Papio anubis isolate 15944 chromosome 1, Panubis1.0, whole genome shotgun sequence genome window below encodes:
- the FAM43B gene encoding protein FAM43B gives MLPWRRNKFVLVEDEAKCKAKSLSPGLAYTSLLSSFLRSCPDLLPDWPLERLGRVFRSRRQKVELNKEDPTYTVWYLGNAVTLHAKGDGCTDDAVGKIWARCGPGGGTKMKLTLGPHGIRMQPCERGTAGGSGGRRPAHAYLLPRITYCTADGRHPRVFAWVYRHQARHKAVVLRCHAVLLARAHKARALARLLRQTALAAFSDFKRLQRQSDARHVRQQHLRAGGAAASVPRAPLRRLLNAKCAYRPPPSERSRGAPRLSSIQEEDEEEEEDDAEEREGGAPQHERPEVLSLARELRTCSLRGVPAPPPPAQPRRWKAGPRERAGQAR, from the coding sequence ATGCTGCCCTGGAGACGTAACAAATTCGTGCTGGTGGAGGACGAGGCCAAGTGCAAGGCGAAGAGCCTGAGTCCGGGGCTCGCCTACACGTCGCTGCTCTCCAGCTTCCTGCGCTCCTGCCCGGACCTGCTGCCCGACTGGCCGCTGGAGCGCCTGGGCCGCGTGTTCCGCAGCCGGCGCCAGAAAGTGGAGCTCAACAAGGAGGACCCGACCTACACCGTGTGGTACCTGGGCAACGCCGTCACCCTGCACGCCAAGGGCGACGGCTGCACCGACGACGCCGTGGGCAAGATCTGGGCTCGCTGCGGGCCGGGCGGGGGCACCAAGATGAAGCTGACGCTGGGGCCGCACGGCATCCGCATGCAGCCGTGCGAGCGCGGCACCGCCGGGGGTTCGGGGGGCCGCAGGCCGGCGCACGCCTACCTGCTGCCGCGCATCACCTACTGCACGGCGGACGGGCGCCACCCGCGCGTCTTCGCCTGGGTCTACCGCCACCAGGCGCGCCACAAGGCCGTGGTGCTGCGCTGCCACGCTGTGCTGCTGGCGCGGGCGCACAAGGCGCGCGCCCTGGCCCGCCTGCTCCGCCAGACCGCGCTGGCGGCCTTCAGCGACTTCAAGCGCCTGCAGCGCCAGAGCGATGCGCGCCACGTGCGCCAGCAGCATCTCCGCGCGGGGGGCGCCGCCGCCTCGGTGCCCCGCGCCCCGCTGCGCCGCCTGCTCAATGCCAAGTGCGCCTACCGGCCGCCGCCGAGCGAGCGCAGCCGCGGGGCGCCGCGCCTCAGCAGCATCCAGGAGGAGgacgaagaggaggaggaggacgacgCGGAGGAGCGAGAGGGAGGAGCCCCCCAGCACGAGCGGCCGGAGGTGCTCAGCCTGGCCCGGGAGCTGAGGACGTGCAGCCTGCGGGGCGTCCCGGCGCCCCCACCGCCCGCTCAGCCCCGCCGCTGGAAGGCCGGCCCCAGGGAGCGGGCGGGCCAGGCGCGCTGA